The Candidatus Defluviibacterium haderslevense DNA window TGATTCCACATTCGAACCAATGGAAATACCTCTGAATGTTTTTCCTTTATATTTAGGTTTAGTACCAAGAAAATATATTTTATCATAAGATTTCACTTGTTCTATTATGTACAATGTGGAATAATTACTTTTCTTGGTTGAAGTAGACAATTGAGTTTTATCTCCAATATTGATGGTTTTCATGTTTGGCAAAATACTTTTAGTGATTAAATTTCTCAAATTTAGAGAATCAATTTGTTCATCATCACCGTAATCTTTAGCCGGAGTATATTCAATGTGATTCATCAATGTTGCACCTCCCGACCCTTTAGATTTGTCATCTTCTACAGGTTCATTGATGATAATTTTAGGTTCCTTTATATCTTCATTAAAGAAATCTTTAGGTCCTAGAACCAGCACTTTTAAATTTAATTTTGCAATTGAACTACCCTTTTCTGCAGCAGTTTGAAAAATAGTTTTGGCAATCGAATCATTACCCGAATTTGCTTCTAAAACACCTAATAAAACTTCTATATCTAAAGTTGTCTTTTCATAATTTTGTTTAGCTCTTAATCTACATTCAACATTGGCATAGAACGCAGCTCGAGTACTATCACCTAATAAAGCATACGCACAAGCTTTGTTTAAATACGCTGGTGCAAAATTTGGATCTAAACTTATTGCGGCATCAAAATTAAGTAAGGCTTGATATACTAATTTCTGGAAAGGATTAAATACGATCAATTTTGGTTTTGAACTTCCCCATCCACCAGTCGTTTGATTGTTTTGAGGGGGTTCAATGATTGGCCATCGTTCTTGAAGCTCAATCTCTATAGGATATTTATATTTTAATCTTTTTTTAGCATATTGCGGAAAATCAATTATAGCTTGTAACAATATACTTACGCCCAAATTATTATAAATTTCCCTGCTTTGATAATCTTGCAAAACAAATTTTGAAAATTCATGGGACATCTCAAAATGTTCTGTTAAAGTTAACAGATTAGCCATATTGAAAATCTGAATAAGGTCTTGCAACTTATCAAAGGTTCTTGTGCACAATTTTTTTCTATCAGCCAAAGAAGGATATTTTGCAAGTTTACTTGGTAATTTGTATGCCTTATAAATGGAATCAACTAAAGCCCCCGCGTTTTCGAAATATCCAAAACCAGCAGTATAACATAAGAAACCACCCAAATAATCAGCTTGTGTTTCATTAACTACATCATCTTGAATGCTGTCTAACTTCATTCCGATATCTAAATTTTTGAAATTGGTAACAAAACCCCTTCGCCAGGCGTGTTTTTCATAATGATGGGTTAGTTCATGACCTAAAATAAAAGCAAGAGCAGCATTAACTTTAGCAGTATCGCGAAAACTCGCACACACATCGTAAGCCTTCTCCTCTAAATTAATTTCCATTTTCTCATAGTCCATGTACGCCCCATAATCTTCCTTTTTATTCATCACAAGTGTAGGAACAGGATATCTAAAATCTCCTCTGGCCTCAACTAATCTATCAAAAATTTCAGTGGCGTGCTGAAGTTTAAGCTCATCCACTTTGGAATTATTAGTTGTATTTTTTTTCAACTTAACAGTTGGACTTTGTATCATAGATAGGGTACCAAAACTTCTATTTTGACTAATTCCCTGATACAAAGTTCCAATAAGAAATAAAATACAAAATAATTTATTCATGATATTCCAAATCCTGATTTTATAAATAAAATAGATGTCACACGAACATTGGAATCATTCATTTCTTCCTTTTCACTAGCTCTATTCCTTTTCATAAATTAACCAGCGATCTACCTTTCCTTGATTTCCCAAAATAAAAATAATGGACTTATAAACCAATATTTGACCGACAGGTGTCTCAATGGTAGTTTTTGGATTACCATAAGCATCTGTGACTGCTTTGAGATCACTTCCTATTTTAATTTTTCTTCCTGATTCACCACTATAATTCGGATTGGTTCCATGAAAGAAAACCCGTTTATCGGTTTTTTCATTTTCTCCAACAAACAAAAATGAATTTGGACCTTGCTCATTTACTTTAGAAAAAGTTATCTTATTTCCTATAACCAATGATTTAACATTGCTAAATTCATTTTCAAGCACAAGGCTCTTCAAATGTTGTCCATCGATAAGCTCTTTCTTAGCAAAACCTCCAAAAGTTTCACTCTCTGAACCTAGGTCTTCATTGTTCAATATTTTCAAATTGATTTTCGCCAAACCGCTATTTTGGTCAGCTGCAGACTGAAATAATTTCTTTGCTTGTTCAGTATGTCCATTTGTGGCTTCAATGATACCCATTAATATATCAACATCAACCAAAGTTTTTGCTTGCTTAGTTTTACGGGCAATGGATCTTGCCTCTTTGTCACCATAAAATTGAGCTCTATCCAAATCACCTAAAAGTGCATAGGCACATGCTTTATTTAAATAAGCAGGCGCATAATTCGGGTCCAAACTGATAGCGGCATCAAAATGGAGTAGCGCTTGTTTAATTAATGTTTCTCTGATTGTGGCGAATCCATCTCCACGAGAGGATGCTTGCAGATCAAGTTGAATTGGATATCTAAACTTCAATTCGCCTGCATTAAAATACTGAATGGCATCTAACAAGGCAGTAACTCCCAAATTATTATAAATTTCACGACTTTGATAATCCTGAAGCACATATCTATAATACTCGTAAGCTTCTGAATAATTTCCGATGGCTGTCAAAAGGTTTGCCATATCAAAAACCTGTATCAATTCCTTCAACTTTTCTAAAGTTCTGGCAGACATTTTCTTTCTATCTGATAAGGATGGATACTTAACCATGATTTCAGGCAAACCATAATCCTTATATAGTGCCTGTATTACATCTCCGGTTTTATCAAAAAAACCATACCCAGCAGTATAAGATAAAAATCCCCCAAGATAATCTGCTTCAGTTTCCTTTGCTACATCATCTTGAATACTATCCAACTTTAAGCCTATATTTAAATCTTTAAAATCTGCAACGAAACCTCTTTTCCATGCATGCTTTTCATAATAATGGGTTAGTTCGTGTCCTAATAAAAAAGCAATTGCAGCTTCTACCTGGGCATCATCTCCAAACTTAGAACAGACATCAAATGCTTTTTCTTCTAAGTCAATAGTCATTTTCTTATAATCCATACTAGCTACAGCATCCTCACTTTTACTCATAATGAGATTAGGTACCGGATATCTA harbors:
- a CDS encoding tetratricopeptide repeat protein → MQKFILILIYLTLGTFINGQNRSLGTLSMVQRPNPSGAVTRSSVDSVKYKKALKVYNKLVEARGDLRYPVPNLIMSKSEDAVASMDYKKMTIDLEEKAFDVCSKFGDDAQVEAAIAFLLGHELTHYYEKHAWKRGFVADFKDLNIGLKLDSIQDDVAKETEADYLGGFLSYTAGYGFFDKTGDVIQALYKDYGLPEIMVKYPSLSDRKKMSARTLEKLKELIQVFDMANLLTAIGNYSEAYEYYRYVLQDYQSREIYNNLGVTALLDAIQYFNAGELKFRYPIQLDLQASSRGDGFATIRETLIKQALLHFDAAISLDPNYAPAYLNKACAYALLGDLDRAQFYGDKEARSIARKTKQAKTLVDVDILMGIIEATNGHTEQAKKLFQSAADQNSGLAKINLKILNNEDLGSESETFGGFAKKELIDGQHLKSLVLENEFSNVKSLVIGNKITFSKVNEQGPNSFLFVGENEKTDKRVFFHGTNPNYSGESGRKIKIGSDLKAVTDAYGNPKTTIETPVGQILVYKSIIFILGNQGKVDRWLIYEKE
- a CDS encoding tetratricopeptide repeat protein, which gives rise to MNKLFCILFLIGTLYQGISQNRSFGTLSMIQSPTVKLKKNTTNNSKVDELKLQHATEIFDRLVEARGDFRYPVPTLVMNKKEDYGAYMDYEKMEINLEEKAYDVCASFRDTAKVNAALAFILGHELTHHYEKHAWRRGFVTNFKNLDIGMKLDSIQDDVVNETQADYLGGFLCYTAGFGYFENAGALVDSIYKAYKLPSKLAKYPSLADRKKLCTRTFDKLQDLIQIFNMANLLTLTEHFEMSHEFSKFVLQDYQSREIYNNLGVSILLQAIIDFPQYAKKRLKYKYPIEIELQERWPIIEPPQNNQTTGGWGSSKPKLIVFNPFQKLVYQALLNFDAAISLDPNFAPAYLNKACAYALLGDSTRAAFYANVECRLRAKQNYEKTTLDIEVLLGVLEANSGNDSIAKTIFQTAAEKGSSIAKLNLKVLVLGPKDFFNEDIKEPKIIINEPVEDDKSKGSGGATLMNHIEYTPAKDYGDDEQIDSLNLRNLITKSILPNMKTINIGDKTQLSTSTKKSNYSTLYIIEQVKSYDKIYFLGTKPKYKGKTFRGISIGSNVESVLKVYGDPKSTYESSTGQILTYHNIIFILGKKNQVEQWYIYEKA